Proteins co-encoded in one Medicago truncatula cultivar Jemalong A17 chromosome 8, MtrunA17r5.0-ANR, whole genome shotgun sequence genomic window:
- the LOC11442736 gene encoding protein STRICTOSIDINE SYNTHASE-LIKE 5, whose protein sequence is MNCKKYYIGGTKKGSTEKFCDLPGMPDNIHYDGQGQYWIGIATAFSPELDLIFKYPFIRKVLAIIIKKVLSLNFSKNGGVIIVDLEGKPTTHYYDPKLSLTGGIKIGNHLYCGSILYPFITRLDIEKYPALPTI, encoded by the exons ATGAATTGCAAGAAATATTATATAGGTGGCACGAAAAAAGGAAGCACAGAAAAGTTTTGTGACCTCCCTGGCATGCCTGATAACATTCATTATGATGGACAAGGGCAATACTGGATTGGAATAGCCACG GCCTTTTCTCCTGAACTGGACCTAATCTTCAAATACCCTTTCATTAGGAAGGTTCTGGCAATCATCATAAAAAAGGTTTTAAGTCTGAATTTCTCAAAGAACGGAGGAGTTATCATTGTGGACTTGGAAGGAAAACCTACTACACATTACTATGATCCCAAATTATCATTGACTGGTGGGATAAAGATTGGGAATCACTTATATTGTGGTTCCATTTTATACCCTTTTATAACACGTCTTGATATTGAGAAGTATCCTGCTCTACCTACaatttaa